One part of the Ursus arctos isolate Adak ecotype North America unplaced genomic scaffold, UrsArc2.0 scaffold_20, whole genome shotgun sequence genome encodes these proteins:
- the LOC113253661 gene encoding 60S ribosomal protein L37a-like, producing the protein MANRTKKVGNVGKYGTCYGASLRKMVKKIEISQDTKYTCSFCGKTKMRRRAVGIWHCGSCMKTVAGGARTYNITSAVTVKSAIRRLKELKDQ; encoded by the coding sequence ATGGCTAACCGCACCAAGAAGGTTGGAAATGTGGGTAAATATGGGACTTGTTATGGTGCCTCCCTCAGGAAAATGGTGAAGAAGATTGAAATAAGCCAGGACACCAAGTACACTTGCTCCTTCTGTGGCAAAACCAAGATGAGAAGACGAGCTGTGGGGATCTGGCATTGTGGTTCCTGCATGAAAACCGTAGCTGGTGGTGCCCGGACCTACAACATTACTTCTGCTGTCACAGTAAAGTCGGCCATCAGAAGACTGAAGGAGTTGAAAGACCAGTAG